The following are from one region of the Ketobacter sp. MCCC 1A13808 genome:
- a CDS encoding TetR/AcrR family transcriptional regulator, with translation MEQETHQTNDPSFVDVLIKATQKELGDAKSQFNFPMPGEGAKADVLFNSIEVFTSKGIEDTTVQDLLDAANISRRTFYKYFKNKVDVLESIYQMAAELLMIRFKSVQNEAATMSDFIVRCVELYFDYHTHLGPLVRMMTEEARRADSPLATHRATLLQHIVEMFEEKYYEFENINLDPKIYYSLIWMMESASMNLLSKLPCDQAEVDEFKAVMCAITARVAFTDPAQWSSLPKMPLKA, from the coding sequence ATGGAACAAGAAACACACCAAACGAATGATCCATCGTTTGTGGATGTATTGATTAAAGCAACTCAAAAAGAGCTGGGGGATGCGAAGTCTCAATTCAATTTTCCTATGCCTGGGGAAGGCGCTAAAGCGGATGTTTTGTTCAATTCAATCGAGGTTTTCACCAGCAAAGGAATCGAAGACACTACGGTGCAAGATCTATTGGATGCGGCCAACATTTCCCGCAGGACATTTTATAAATACTTTAAGAACAAAGTTGATGTTCTGGAAAGCATTTATCAGATGGCCGCAGAATTATTGATGATCCGTTTTAAATCGGTACAGAACGAAGCGGCGACTATGAGCGATTTCATAGTCCGGTGCGTGGAACTGTACTTTGATTATCACACGCACCTTGGTCCACTTGTTCGCATGATGACCGAGGAAGCCCGTCGCGCAGACTCGCCGCTGGCTACTCACCGGGCGACTCTGCTGCAGCATATCGTAGAAATGTTCGAAGAAAAATATTATGAATTTGAGAATATTAATCTGGACCCCAAGATCTACTACTCACTGATTTGGATGATGGAGAGTGCATCCATGAATCTGCTAAGTAAGTTGCCGTGCGACCAGGCCGAAGTAGATGAGTTCAAAGCCGTCATGTGTGCGATTACTGCGCGCGTCGCATTTACCGATCCGGCACAATGGAGCAGTCTGCCAAAAATGCCGTTGAAAGCGTAA
- a CDS encoding DUF1653 domain-containing protein yields the protein MLQPGRYRHYKGKDYEVIGVATHSETEEKLVVYRTLYGDYDLWVRPLSMFTETIEVEGDSLPRFRYIDNL from the coding sequence ATGCTCCAACCAGGACGTTATCGACACTACAAAGGGAAAGATTATGAGGTGATCGGCGTGGCAACCCACAGCGAAACCGAAGAAAAGCTGGTGGTTTACCGCACACTCTATGGTGATTATGACCTTTGGGTAAGACCACTCAGCATGTTCACTGAAACGATAGAAGTAGAGGGCGATTCTCTGCCCCGCTTCCGCTATATCGATAATTTATAG
- a CDS encoding 7TM diverse intracellular signaling domain-containing protein, translating into MGIHYGVVMTLLLCIGCAAIAMDSGSIEQGTIVLKDVQQDYSLGESLRWKVDAGGGIQIAELLHEPSLGWVSGDSDIPNLGYSSDPVWFRTSLENASPEKLWYLLIDYPLIRDLDVYYVRRGEVSRIINVGDRFEFSARPVLNRGFIFPVRLARGETLDLYFRMNGPYAVQMPLHIMTSDVLLTRETYALLPHGLFFGFVLVMACYNFFLFLATHEKAYLFYTLFTLSIGLFQFIQQGFAFQFLWPKEVWWQNKCTGVFIHLSLICSYFFISSFLDLRRLLPILYRVSGVLMVTSVITVLLVPWLDEFWVMRFGVILALPATLLAISSGWLVWWRKGRADARYFSLAWSIFLIGVLLLAMNKLGILPRNFITEHGAEIGTVIELALLAFALASRITIERNQRLELQKRTQHLERAALQAKERALDLERMNSEQLEQSVRERTRDLHKAMSELAVMNRRLEQMNMTDSITGVGNENSLLSTLRKEWDRCYRSGELLSLIVVELDEYREIIADHGKVASDECLKNVADILERIISRPADLITRYGDKVFGVVLPATDAVGAGYLASEVLAAVIRHPFDFGVAKIQASVSIGVACALPRQPELYKDLLMAAEGAVYVAQTSGGNRVQITKPNS; encoded by the coding sequence TTGGGAATTCACTACGGAGTGGTGATGACTTTGCTGTTGTGCATCGGGTGCGCCGCAATAGCAATGGATTCCGGATCAATTGAGCAGGGTACAATTGTTCTGAAAGACGTTCAGCAAGATTATTCCCTGGGGGAGTCGTTGCGCTGGAAGGTGGACGCAGGCGGCGGCATTCAAATTGCTGAGCTTTTGCATGAGCCTTCGCTGGGCTGGGTTTCCGGTGATAGTGATATCCCCAATTTGGGTTATTCCTCTGACCCTGTCTGGTTTCGAACCTCGCTGGAAAATGCGAGCCCTGAAAAGCTTTGGTATCTACTGATTGACTACCCTTTAATCCGGGATCTGGATGTTTACTACGTTCGTCGTGGCGAGGTGTCCAGAATTATCAATGTAGGGGATCGGTTTGAATTTTCGGCTCGCCCGGTTTTGAACCGCGGTTTCATTTTTCCGGTCAGACTGGCCAGAGGTGAAACGCTTGATTTGTACTTTCGTATGAACGGGCCCTATGCAGTACAAATGCCGCTGCACATAATGACCAGCGATGTTTTGCTCACACGTGAAACCTATGCGTTGTTGCCGCATGGATTGTTTTTCGGTTTTGTCCTGGTGATGGCCTGCTATAACTTTTTTCTATTCCTGGCGACGCACGAAAAAGCCTATCTCTTCTATACGCTGTTCACGCTCTCTATCGGCTTGTTTCAATTTATTCAGCAGGGGTTTGCTTTCCAGTTTTTATGGCCCAAAGAAGTCTGGTGGCAAAATAAGTGTACCGGGGTTTTTATACATCTGAGTCTTATCTGTAGTTACTTTTTTATCAGCAGTTTTTTGGATCTGAGGCGTTTGCTGCCGATACTTTACCGGGTATCGGGTGTGCTTATGGTGACTTCTGTGATTACTGTTTTGTTGGTGCCATGGCTGGATGAATTTTGGGTAATGCGTTTCGGTGTCATTCTGGCGTTACCGGCTACGCTGTTGGCAATTTCCAGTGGTTGGCTCGTTTGGTGGCGTAAAGGCAGAGCGGATGCTCGTTATTTTTCGTTGGCCTGGAGTATTTTTCTCATTGGAGTTTTATTGCTAGCAATGAATAAACTCGGGATTTTGCCGCGCAATTTTATTACGGAGCACGGTGCTGAAATCGGTACGGTTATCGAATTGGCTCTGCTGGCATTTGCCTTGGCATCCAGAATTACTATTGAACGCAATCAGCGGCTGGAATTGCAGAAGCGAACACAGCATCTGGAAAGGGCTGCACTGCAGGCAAAAGAGCGAGCACTGGATCTTGAGAGAATGAATTCAGAACAGTTGGAGCAAAGTGTGCGGGAGCGCACCCGTGATTTGCATAAAGCCATGTCGGAGCTGGCAGTGATGAACCGAAGGCTTGAGCAGATGAACATGACTGACTCGATAACCGGTGTTGGCAATGAAAATAGTTTACTTTCTACGTTAAGGAAGGAATGGGATCGTTGTTATCGCAGTGGTGAGTTGTTGTCACTTATTGTGGTCGAGCTGGATGAATACCGCGAAATCATCGCGGATCATGGGAAGGTGGCTTCCGACGAATGCCTTAAAAACGTGGCGGATATTCTGGAACGTATTATTTCACGCCCGGCCGATTTGATAACGCGCTACGGTGATAAAGTGTTTGGTGTTGTTTTGCCTGCCACGGATGCGGTAGGCGCGGGTTACCTGGCGTCGGAAGTGCTTGCTGCTGTCATCAGACACCCATTTGATTTTGGGGTGGCAAAAATTCAGGCATCGGTGAGTATCGGAGTGGCTTGTGCGTTGCCCCGCCAGCCCGAGTTATATAAGGACCTGCTGATGGCCGCAGAAGGTGCTGTATATGTTGCACAAACCAGTGGAGGCAACCGAGTGCAAATAACCAAGCCGAATAGTTAA
- a CDS encoding DUF1853 family protein, translated as MLLHSELNRYRSPHVRNLAWALLSPALIETRNTKYHLPHSIYEQAYHDIQPHLSTIDNDDQTLVEYLQLNNHYRLGIYFERCWLYWLQHSKQFRLLSNNLPVRDDKKTLGEFDLIVKNQTSGDVEHWELAIKFYLQVNPPGRDTQWLGPNLKDRLSRKYHHLIDQQLALSDNPVAKQLCLDRGWDIVTKRLLSKGRLFYAFNEQLERPPAACPDYIQEDHQTGWWLSESEFERTFSPLPQCQFHRLEKREWMAQSGCEALSYRQFVLQLQRDTLEHPVQVLVSRWTEKPEILFLVPDQWHSQALSVASIGN; from the coding sequence GTGCTTCTTCACAGTGAACTCAACCGCTACCGATCCCCGCACGTTCGCAATCTTGCCTGGGCTTTACTTAGCCCAGCGTTGATAGAAACCCGAAATACGAAATATCACCTGCCTCACTCGATTTATGAGCAGGCCTATCACGACATTCAACCCCACCTATCGACGATCGACAATGACGATCAGACATTGGTTGAGTACCTACAGTTAAACAATCACTACCGACTCGGAATCTATTTCGAAAGATGCTGGCTGTATTGGCTACAACACAGTAAACAGTTTCGCCTACTGTCCAACAATCTCCCTGTGCGTGATGACAAAAAAACGCTCGGCGAGTTTGACCTGATCGTTAAAAATCAAACAAGTGGTGATGTGGAGCATTGGGAATTGGCGATCAAGTTCTATCTGCAAGTGAACCCTCCCGGCCGAGACACTCAATGGCTCGGGCCAAATCTCAAAGACCGCTTAAGCAGAAAGTATCACCACCTGATTGACCAGCAGCTCGCACTTTCAGATAACCCGGTAGCAAAACAGCTTTGTCTGGATCGAGGCTGGGATATCGTCACCAAACGGCTGCTCAGCAAAGGCCGCCTGTTCTACGCCTTCAACGAACAGTTAGAGCGGCCCCCTGCGGCATGTCCGGACTACATTCAAGAAGATCACCAGACAGGGTGGTGGTTATCTGAATCAGAATTTGAACGAACTTTTTCGCCCCTGCCCCAGTGTCAATTTCATCGCCTGGAAAAACGAGAGTGGATGGCACAAAGTGGATGTGAGGCCTTGAGCTACCGTCAATTCGTCCTTCAATTGCAGCGTGACACACTGGAACACCCTGTTCAGGTTCTGGTATCCCGCTGGACAGAAAAACCTGAAATACTATTCCTGGTTCCGGACCAATGGCATTCACAGGCACTATCCGTTGCCAGCATTGGAAATTAA